In the Hordeum vulgare subsp. vulgare chromosome 7H, MorexV3_pseudomolecules_assembly, whole genome shotgun sequence genome, one interval contains:
- the LOC123410582 gene encoding peroxidase 2-like, with the protein MAAAAVKKLQVLVACALLLLLAVGCRASPLQIGFYHDRCPQAEAVVKGVMMEAISQNPGNGAAMIRMLFHDCFVEGCDASVLLDPTPFSPTPEKLSPPNNPSLRGFELIDAIKEALEVACPGTVSCADIIAFAARDASCILNAGKVHFEVPSGRRDGTFSNASEPLKFLAPPTSNLSDLVDSFVVKGLDAEDLVILSGAHTIGRSHCSSFVPDRLNAPSDINGGLAAFLRDQCPADAAPGGNDPTVMQDVVTPNDLDRQYYKNVLSHTVLFTSDAALLTSEETARMVVDNANIPGWWEDRFEKAMVKMAGIEVKTGDQGQIRKNCRAIN; encoded by the exons ATGGCGGCTGCTGCTGTTAAGAAGCTGCAGGTTCTGGTGGCGTGtgccttgctgctgctgctcgctgtgggGTGCCGGGCCAGCCCTCTGCAGATCGGGTTCTACCACGACAGGTGCCCCCAGGCGGAGGCCGTCGTCAAGGGCGTCATGATGGAGGCCATCTCCCAgaaccccggcaatggcgccgccATGATCCGAATGCTCTTCCACGACTGTTTCGTCGAG GGCTGTGACGCTTCGGTTCTCCTGGATCCTACCCCGTTCAGCCCGACGCCGGAGAAGCTCAGCCCGCCAAACAACCCGTCGCTGCGCGGCTTTGAGCTGATCGACGCCATTAAAGAAGCCCTTGAGGTGGCCTGTCCGGGCACCGTGTCCTGCGCGGACATCATCGCCTTCGCGGCCCGCGATGCGTCCTGCATCCTCAACGCCGGCAAGGTACACTTCGAGGTGCCATCGGGCCGCCGTGACGGCACCTTCTCCAACGCCTCCGAGCCCCTCAAGTTTCTCGCCCCGCCCACGTCCAACCTCAGCGACCTCGTCGATAGCTTCGTCGTCAAGGGCCTGGACGCGGAGGACCTGGTCATCCTGTCCGGAGCGCACACCATCGGTCGCTCCCACTGCTCCTCCTTTGTGCCTGACCGCCTCAACGCCCCCTCCGACATCAACGGCGGCCTCGCCGCGTTCCTGCGTGACCAATGCCCCGCTGATGCGGCCCCGGGCGGCAATGACCCCACAGTGATGCAGGACGTGGTGACCCCGAATGACCTGGACAGGCAGTACTACAAGAACGTGCTGTCGCACACGGTGCTCTTCACCTCCGACGCGGCGCTCCTGACCTCCGAGGAGACGGCGAGGATGGTGGTGGACAACGCCAACATCCCCGGATGGTGGGAGGACAGGTTCGAGAAGGCCATGGTGAAGATGGCCGGCATCGAGGTCAAGACCGGTGACCAGGGACAGATCAGGAAGAACTGCCGCGCAATCAACTAG